A genomic window from Salvia hispanica cultivar TCC Black 2014 chromosome 5, UniMelb_Shisp_WGS_1.0, whole genome shotgun sequence includes:
- the LOC125189649 gene encoding uncharacterized protein LOC125189649, protein MNWILYVQSVGVALGTIAPLMRWYVAVWFKISEIGQRSFVEEFKVEKYWTSRVVEWRERSLPLQIRSHKFRKLLHDAKRFLLSICSRVLVFFVLISKMVIFISAIFGKAMLLCFHRDESRDGIELELRPYVLLLEGEAQLPKRIMRNICNEMDKLIERGEMKQCKNLMWLLNKSVSFNGVEEFDGNEVPSLYSQEPANCWSLPLVTLTSIAVALPNITAREANQLVCGVGEGLSLVKLVDGTLDRSGEMERVRNAADAVWVGVELYRKWQNKDLQNTNKTYKETLQKLSNLGEKTVKDFTTRIEDVMMQNPLNWPSKVIAANSMYRITQTILLANKECIHRTDKDLFERLCVMISDILSACLTNLAHVIIIKCHNNAIKDRQESVRRAALLLGESREILELLQQRRLPSLDHEKAANIEEWRASMVHV, encoded by the coding sequence ATGAATTGGATTTTGTATGTACAGTCTGTTGGCGTGGCGTTGGGTACTATTGCTCCTTTGATGAGGTGGTATGTTGCTGTTTGGTTCAAGATCTCGGAGATTGGACAGAGGAGTTTCGTAGAGGAATTCAAGGTCGAAAAGTATTGGACTTCGAGGGTGGTAGAGTGGAGGGAGAGGTCGCTTCCTTTGCAGATTCGATCGCATAAGTTTAGGAAGCTGCTTCATGATGCAAAGAGATTTTTGTTGAGTATTTGCAGCAGAgttcttgttttctttgttCTAATTAGCAAAATGGTTATCTTCATTTCTGCTATATTTGGAAAAGCAATGTTATTATGCTTTCATCGTGACGAATCAAGAGATGGAATAGAGCTCGAATTGAGGCCGTATGTTCTGCTACTTGAAGGAGAGGCGCAGCTGCCTAAGAGGATTATGAGAAACATTTGCAATGAGATGGATAAGTTGATTGAAAGAGGTGAGATGAAGCAATGCAAGAATCTAATGTGGCTGCTTAACAAGTCTGTGAGCTTCAATGGGGTGGAAGAATTTGACGGTAATGAAGTTCCAAGCTTGTATTCGCAAGAACCCGCGAACTGCTGGTCTCTGCCTCTTGTGACCTTGACAAGCATTGCAGTTGCGCTTCCTAACATCACGGCTCGTGAGGCTAATCAGCTAGTGTGTGGTGTTGGTGAAGGTTTGTCCCTTGTCAAGCTTGTCGATGGAACTCTTGATAGATCCGGGGAAATGGAACGCGTGAGGAATGCAGCAGACGCAGTGTGGGTAGGAGTCGAACTCTACAGAAAATGGCAGAATAAGGATCTGCAGAATACAAACAAAACTTACAAAGAGACACTGCAAAAGCTATCTAATCTTGGAGAAAAGACTGTTAAAGATTTCACAACTCGGATTGAAGATGTTATGATGCAGAATCCTCTGAATTGGCCTAGCAAAGTCATAGCTGCTAACTCGATGTACAGAATCACTCAAACTATCTTGTTGGCCAACAAAGAATGCATACATCGAACGGATAAAGATCTCTTTGAGAGGCTATGTGTGATGATCTCGGACATATTGTCGGCTTGTCTGACCAACTTAGCTCATGTCATAATCATCAAGTGTCACAACAATGCAATCAAAGATAGGCAAGAGAGCGTGAGACGAGCCGCTCTTCTTCTAGGCGAGAGTCGAGAGATTCTTGAACTTCTGCAACAGCGTCGTCTTCCGAGTTTGGATCATGAGAAAGCAGCTAATATCGAGGAATGGAGGGCATCTATGGTGCACGTTTAG
- the LOC125191410 gene encoding uncharacterized protein LOC125191410, with the protein MLKRDPRMVITIDQVYPEDTVFTKGKDVLFHAIYLEFVMRELRHTPEVRRQQFWLVWGKFARLSSWCSSPLGTYILIRSIRKVARFWHVCCGEDIYEWIESCIKAKDKMVAIEGFWTLEGVVGISRCTIVEDHMDVMRPNLRSHQRVVRFSAHRALQKVGIVHNLDLDVIFYNLCLEKFNHRYLDEPEAEQVPQVIKTELFAVKEASTHHCNLRLRLVIGNHQSIVHAT; encoded by the exons ATGCTAAAG AGAGATCCAAGGATGGTCATCACAATCGATCAAGTATACCCTGAAGACACTGTTTTCACTAAAGGAAAAGACGTTCTGTTCCATGCCATATATCTAGAATTTGTG ATGAGAGAATTACGTCATACGCCAGAAGTACGTCGTCAACAATTCTGGCTAGTATGGGGAAAATTCGCTAGGCTTTCCTCTTGGTGTTCTTCGCCATTGGGGACTTACATCCTGATTCGCAGTATTCGAAAG GTTGCACGATTTTGGCATGTCTGCTGTGGTGAAGATATCTATGAATGGATAGAGTCTTGTATCAAAGCTAAAGATAAAATGGTGGCAATAGAAGGATTCTGGACACTGGAAGGGGTGGTAGGCATATCTAGGTGTACAATTGTTGAAGACCACATGGATGTTATGCGCCCAAATCTTCGTTCTCACCAGCGTGTGGTGAGGTTTAGTGCTCACAGGGCATTGCAGAAG GTGGGGATTGTGCACAATCTTGATTTGGATGtgattttctataatttatgTCTGGAGAAATTCAACCATCGT TACCTTGATGAGCCTGAAGCTGAACAGGTACCTCAAGTCATTAAAACTGAATTATTTGCAGTCAAGGAAGCTTCAACTCATCACTGCAACCTTAGGCTTCGGCTTGTGATTGGGAATCATCAGAGTATTGTACATGCTACATAG